The following coding sequences lie in one Zonotrichia leucophrys gambelii isolate GWCS_2022_RI chromosome 4A, RI_Zleu_2.0, whole genome shotgun sequence genomic window:
- the HTATSF1 gene encoding 17S U2 SnRNP complex component HTATSF1 has protein sequence MSGEDGNEEFYRQLQLQQQYEAKPAEGEGESDPFTYVDPADGAAYEWDLEKKAWFPKITEDFLATYHANYGFHADETDTSSASGTATESKQPVSSKKSGTQPSANETRQKQTDPKQKLEKRKLEPGWFHVEEDRNTNVYVTGLPPDITKDEFVQVMSKCGIIMRDPQTEEHKVKLYKDKEGNLKGDGLCCYLKRESVQLALRLLDEAEIRGYKLHVEVAKFQLKGEYDASKKKKKCKDYKKKLSQQQKQLDWRPEKKDGATRMRHERIIIIRNMFHPKDFEEDPLVLNEIREDLRTECEKFGQVKKVLIFDRHPDGVASVSFKEATEADLCKLTLNGRWFGGRQLSAETWDGVTDYQVEETAREREERLKVWESFLGDPDAKEQQTASDSHSASSSVTLPEGKQPPEVNDTPKEDANDETHKRENNGGGINEDGAPSTDSSLAGSDGEADT, from the exons ATGAGCGGCGAGGATGGAAACGAGGAATTCtaccggcagctgcagctccagcagcagtaCGAGGCCAAGCCAGCCGAGGGCGAAGGCGAGTCCGACCCCTTTACCTACGTGGACCCGGCGGACGGGGCTGCCTACGAGTGGGACTTGGAGAAGAAGGCCTGGTTCCCCAAG ataaCAGAAGATTTCTTGGCAACCTATCATGCCAACTATGGTTTCCATGCAGATGAGACAGATACTTCATCTGCTTCTGGTACAGCCACTGAGAGTAAGCAACCAGTAAGTTCTAAGAAATCAGGAACACAACCATCAGCCAATGAGAcaagacaaaaacaaacagatccaaaacaaaaattggaaaaaaggaAGCTAGAGCCAG GGTGGTTTCACGTTGAAGAAGATAGGAACACAAATGTTTATGTGACAG GTTTACCTCCAGACATTACGAAAGATGAATTTGTACAAGTCATGTCAAAATGTGGTATCATCATGCGAGATCCTCAGACAGAAGAACACAAGGTCAAACTGTACAAAGATAAGGAAGGAAATCTTAAAGGAGATGGCCTCTGTTGTTATCTGAAG AGAGAATCAGTTCAACTTGCTTTGAGGCTTCTGGATGAAGCAGAAATCCGAGGCTATAAATTGCATGTGGAAGTTGCAAAGTTCCAACTGAAGGGGGAGTATGATGCaagcaaaaagaagaagaaatgtaaaGACTACAAGAAGAAGttgtcacagcagcagaa ACAGCTGGATTGGAGGCCGGAGAAGAAAGATGGGGCAACTCGAATGCGGCATGAGCGCATCATTATTATCAGGAATATGTTTCACCCCAAGGACTTTGAG GAGGACCCTCTAGTGCTAAATGAGATAAGAGAAGATCTGCGGACGGAGTGTGAAAAGTTTGGTCAAGTAAAGAAGGTTCTCATATTTGAT AGGCACCCTGATGGTGTTGCTTCTGTGTCATTTAAAGAAGCAACAGAAGCTGATTTGTGCAAGTTGACTCTAAATGGAAGGTGGTTTGGTGGCCGTCAGCTCAGTGCTGAAACATGGGATGGTGTAACGGATTATCAG GTGGAGGAGACTGcaagagaaagggaagaaaggctCAAGGTGTGGGAGTCATTTTTAGGGGATCCTGATGCAAAGGAACAGCAAACTGCATCTGATTCGCATTCTGCATCAAGTAGTGTTACACTGCCTGAAGGGAAACAGCCTCCAGAGGTTAATGACACACCTAAGGAGGATGCAAATGATGAAACTCACAAAAGGGAGAATAATGGTGGGGGTATTAATGAAGATGGAGCTCCATCCACAGACAGCAGCCTTGCAGGCAGTGATGGAGAAGCTGATACATAA